Genomic window (Melioribacteraceae bacterium):
TTAGTCTTTCCGACGGTCAATTAAACTCGGCTGATACTTCATTTATCACTACCGGGAAAGTTGTTTCGGTTGAAAATACAAGTGATCTTCCCAATAAATTTGAATTATATCCAAATTACCCTAATCCATTTAATCCATCAACAAAAATTAAATTTGATATACCGGAAAGCTCCGATATTCGAATTATTGTATTTGATGTTTTGGGTAAGGAGAAGGCGGTGATAGCAGAGGGATTCAAAGCGGCAGGTACATACGAATTAGATTTTACAGCTAAGGACTTAAACAGCGGAATTTATTTTCTGCAAATGAAAGCCAAAAATTTTATTAAAACAACGAAAATGATACTATTGCAATAATCATTTACAGATGCAAATTCGGATTAAAAATTTAATTAAATAAGTTATGTTTTATCGAATTGTATTCTTCATAATACTACTAAATTCACTTCTGCAAGCTCAGGGAACTTGGAGAGAGGTTACAAAAATGCCTCGTCCAGTAACTGAAGCCCAAATAATCTATAATGAAAGTCAATCGCGCCCTCAGTTTTACATTATCGGTGGTTATTCAGATATTGAACAGAGAACGGTCAATTGGATCCAGATTTATGATATATTTAATAATACTTGGGAATTAATTGAGAACGGAATAAATTTTAGAAGGAAAAATTTCTCAGCGGCTTTGTGGGATTCATCCATTGTATTGTTTGGTGGTTTGCAGAATGAAGTAGTTAGCACACCCAACGCTGAATTGTTTAGTCTTTCTAAAAGAAATTCAACAATATTTGAACCAAGTGATAAGTATGTTTTTGATAGAGTTTATGGTAATTGTTTTATTAGTAAGGATACACTATTCGTTCTCGGAGGTAATGTTAAGAGTCAGCCCTACGTTTCTGCATTCAATCTTAAATCAAAAAAAGAAGTTTTTACTGTAACCTACCAGCCGGCCGAAGCTTTACTTGATGAAATGGGTTTTTTCAAAGATGGATTCTTCTATCTTTTTGGTGGTGTACGATTTGTTATAACTAAGGGGACGAAATATTTTGATCAAAAGAAAAGAATGGTTAGTGAGACTCCAGTTACACTCCTTGAACCTAGGGCAGGTGGTGCGGCAATTTATAATTCCAGATTAGGGCATGGGTTAGTCATTGGCGGTTATAATGAAGGGAGAAAAGCTCTTTCATCGGTAGAGTTTGTGTTATTTAATAATGATAATACTTTTTCAATTTATAGAACTGGCAGTATAAATTTTGCCAGAAGAAATCCCATGGCTGCAAACTATGCGAACACAATATTCCTTTTTGGCGGGAGAGATGCGGATGGGAATATTGTCAGTCAAGTTGAACAGTACATTAGTAGTGTTTCGGATATTACTGAGGAGAGCGCAATTCCTACTAACTTTAATTTATTCCAAAATTACCCAAATCCTTTTAACCCGAACACGAGCATTAAATTTTCTTTACCAAAAGAGAGTAATGTTGAGTTAAAAGTGTATAATCTTTTCGGTGAGGAAGTAGCTCTACTTTTAAAAAGATTTATGCCGGTAGGTAATCACTCAATTAGTTTTGATGCATCCGGTTTGCCAAGTGGCACCTACTTTTACAAATTAACAGCCGGTGAATATAGTCAGGCTAAAAAAATGCTTCTACTAAAGTAATTTGTGATTAAAAAAGAAATTTCTAACCCCGGTTTTACGGGGTTTTTTATTTTAAATAATTGGTAGTCGGTAGAATTAATGAGTGAAATCGTTGGGGAGAATATTAGTTGCCGGTTCGCAGACATATTTATAACAATGGTAAAATGTAATCTTATTATTAATCATTTTATAATTAGCGAATATTTCAGGTAAGTCAGAATTATGAAGCATAATTAAAAATAGTGAGGGATTGTTTTTGGCGCTCAATTTTTTGATTAGCTGGTCTAGTTCATTTTTATCCTTATAAACAATAACTAAAAGACTTAATCTCTCACCGCTATAAACTAAATTACTTGCCGCGAAATATGAATAACCAGCGGGATAGGTATTTATAAGATTTGCGTAATGTCTTGAAATCTTTTCTACCGTAATTAAGTATCTGCTTTCCGGAAATATATGTGCTAATATAGAAAGACAGTGATATAATACAGAATTTCCTGAAGGATAAGCTCCATCATAAAATAGTTTGGTACGGGAGATTAAATCAGTTATTGTAGATGATGAAAAATAAAAACCGGCTTCTTCGTCACCGAAATCGGAAAACACCCTATCCATCTTCTTTTTTGCGTCAATCAGGTACTCTAATTTTTGAGTTGCCTGAAATAGTTCTATCGTTCCCAATATAAAAAACGCGTAGTCATCTAAATTTCCTGATACCCGCGTTTTTTCATCTTTCCATGAATGAAAAAGCTGATCTGCCTCAGTCAAATTCTTTGATACGAATTGATAAGCTTTTTCAGCGGCAGAGATATATTTGAAATTATCGAATGTCCTACCAGCCTTAGCCATCGCGGCTATCATTAATCCATTCCAGTCGGCTAATATTTTATCATCTTTAAATGGATGAACTCTTTTATCTCTATGTTCAAAAAGGATTTGGCGTGCATCTTCGACAGATGATTTATATTCAGCCGAGATTAATTCAATACTATTACTGAGAAAGGGTATATTCTTACCTGTAAGTGAATGGGTTATTTCATCGTTGTAGTTTCCGGCAGAATTAATATTATAGTGCTCGCATATAAGCTTTGATTGCTCCGGTGAAAGTAGGGACTCGA
Coding sequences:
- a CDS encoding T9SS type A sorting domain-containing protein, coding for MFYRIVFFIILLNSLLQAQGTWREVTKMPRPVTEAQIIYNESQSRPQFYIIGGYSDIEQRTVNWIQIYDIFNNTWELIENGINFRRKNFSAALWDSSIVLFGGLQNEVVSTPNAELFSLSKRNSTIFEPSDKYVFDRVYGNCFISKDTLFVLGGNVKSQPYVSAFNLKSKKEVFTVTYQPAEALLDEMGFFKDGFFYLFGGVRFVITKGTKYFDQKKRMVSETPVTLLEPRAGGAAIYNSRLGHGLVIGGYNEGRKALSSVEFVLFNNDNTFSIYRTGSINFARRNPMAANYANTIFLFGGRDADGNIVSQVEQYISSVSDITEESAIPTNFNLFQNYPNPFNPNTSIKFSLPKESNVELKVYNLFGEEVALLLKRFMPVGNHSISFDASGLPSGTYFYKLTAGEYSQAKKMLLLK
- a CDS encoding thioredoxin domain-containing protein, coding for MKNKKANRLINTSNPYLLQHAYNPVDWYPWGEEAFQKAITENKPIFLSIGYSTCHWCHVMQHESFEDEVTARFLNDNFISIKLDREERPDLDHVYMNAAQIMGVRGGWPLTVFIDHNKRPFFIGTYFPKDRKFGRITFIELLEKIIEAWNHNRTDIKKTSSEIVSYLNKTDAEQPVATYNANLNDKIFESLQSNYDEKFGGFGTAPKFPSLQNILFLLRYSPVNSNALTMTENTLIKFRCGGIYDQVGFGFHRYSTDQKLLVPHFEKMLYDQAMAIYTYSEAYNYTKNDLFKNTVGEIFEYVSRELTSPDGAFYCAEDADSEGAEGLFYLWEKGEIESLLSPEQSKLICEHYNINSAGNYNDEITHSLTGKNIPFLSNSIELISAEYKSSVEDARQILFEHRDKRVHPFKDDKILADWNGLMIAAMAKAGRTFDNFKYISAAEKAYQFVSKNLTEADQLFHSWKDEKTRVSGNLDDYAFFILGTIELFQATQKLEYLIDAKKKMDRVFSDFGDEEAGFYFSSSTITDLISRTKLFYDGAYPSGNSVLYHCLSILAHIFPESRYLITVEKISRHYANLINTYPAGYSYFAASNLVYSGERLSLLVIVYKDKNELDQLIKKLSAKNNPSLFLIMLHNSDLPEIFANYKMINNKITFYHCYKYVCEPATNILPNDFTH